One Panicum virgatum strain AP13 chromosome 9K, P.virgatum_v5, whole genome shotgun sequence genomic region harbors:
- the LOC120652711 gene encoding pyruvate decarboxylase 2-like isoform X1: MDTHIGSLDGPALAAANVTVGCPASAPGCPMASTPAQPAAALTAGEASLGRHLARRLVQVGVGDVFAVPGDFNLTLLDHLIAEPGLRLVGCCNELNAGYAADGYARARGVGACAVTFTVGGLSVLNAIAGAYSENLPVICIAGGPNSNDYGTNRILHHTIGLPDFSQELRCFQTVTCHQAVVTNLDDAHEQIDTAIATALRESKPVYLSISCNLPGLPHPTFSRDPVPFFLPPRMSNKMGLEAAIEATVEFLNKAVKPVLVGGPKLRVAKAGKAFVDLVDASGYAYAVMPSAKGLVPETHPHFIGTYWGAVSTAFCAEIVESADAYLFAGPIFNDYSSVGYSFLLKKDKAIIIQPERVIVGNGPAFGYVMMKDFLSELAKRVKKNTTAYENYKRIFVPEGQPLESEPNEPLRVNVLFKHIQKMITGDSAVIAETGDSWFNCQKLKLPEGCGYEFQMQYGSIGWSVGALLGYAQGANTKRVIACIGDGSFQVTAQDVSTMLRCQQNSIIFLINNGGYTIEVEIHDGPYNVIKNWNYTGLVDAIHNGEGKCWTSKVKCEEELTAAIETALGEKKDCLCFIEVIAHKDDTSKELLEWGSRVSAANSRPPNPQ, encoded by the exons ATGGACACCCACATCGGATCCTTGGACGggccggcgctggcggcggcgaacgTCACGGTGGGCTGCCCGGCGTCGGCGCCAGGGTGCCCGATGGCGTCCACGCCGgcgcagcccgcggcggcgctgacggCCGGGGAGGCGTCGCTGGGGCGCCACCTCGCTCGCCGCCTCGTGCAGGTCGGCGTCGGCGACGTCTTCGCCGTCCCCGGGGACTTCAACCTCACGCTGCTTGACCACCTGATCGCCGAGCCCGGGCTGCGCCTCGTCGGCTGCTGCAACGAGCTCAACGCCGGGTACGCCGCCGACGGGTACGCCCGCGCGCGGGGCGTCGGGGCCTGCGCCGTCACCTTCACCGTCGGGGGGCTCAGCGTGCTCAACGCCATCGCGGGCGCCTACAGCGAGAACCTGCCCGTCATCTGCATCGCCGGCGGGCCCAACTCCAACGACTACGGGACCAACCGCATCCTCCACCACACCATCGGCCTCCCGGATTTCTCGCAGGAGCTCCGCTGCTTCCAGACCGTCACCTGCCACCAG GCGGTGGTGACCAATCTGGACGACGCGCACGAGCAGATCGACACGGCCATCGCCACGGCGCTGAGGGAGAGCAAGCCGGTGTATCTCAGCATTAGCTGCAACCTCCCCGGGCTACCTCACCCTACCTTTAGCCGCGATCCCGTGCCGTTCTTCCTCCCCCCCAG AATGAGCAACAAGATGGGGCTCGAGGCTGCGATTGAGGCAACCGTTGAGTTCTTGAACAAGGCCGTGAAGCCGGTGCTTGTTGGTGGCCCCAAACTGCGTGTGGCAAAGGCAGGAAAGGCATTTGTGGATCTGGTAGATGCCAGCGGCTATGCTTATGCAGTGATGCCATCGGCCAAGGGTCTTGTGCCAGAGACGCACCCCCATTTCATCGGCACCTACTGGGGTGCCGTTAGCACTGCCTTCTGTGCTGAGATTGTTGAGTCGGCTGATGCCTACCTCTTTGCCGGCCCCATTTTCAATGACTACAGCTCTGTTGGCTACTCTTTCCtcctcaagaaggataaggccATCATCATCCAGCCTGAACGTGTGATAGTCGGGAATGGGCCAGCATTCGGATATGTCATGATGAAGGATTTCTTGTCTGAATTGGCTAAGAGGGTTAAGAAGAACACCACTGCCTATGAGAACTACAAGAGGATCTTTGTGCCCGAGGGACAGCCGCTGGAAAGTGAGCCGAATGAGCCGTTGCGTGTCAATGTGCTTTTCAAGCACATCCAGAAGATGATTACAGGTGACAGCGCGGTGATCGCTGAGACTGGTGACTCCTGGTTCAACTGCCAGAAGCTGAAGCTGCCCGAGGGCTGTGG GTATGAATTCCAGATGCAGTATGGTTCAATCGGATGGTCAGTTGGTGCATTGCTTGGCTATGCTCAGGGGGCGAACACCAAGCGTGTGATTGCCTGCATTGGTGACGGAAGCTTCCAG GTTACAGCACAGGATGTGTCAACTATGCTGCGGTGCCAGCAGAACAGCATAATTTTCCTGATCAACAATGGTGGGTACACCATTGAGGTGGAAATCCACGACGGGCCATACAACGTCATCAAGAACTGGAACTACACGGGCCTTGTGGATGCCATTCACAATGGAGAGGGCAAGTGCTGGACCTCCAAG GTAAAGTGCGAGGAGGAGCTGACAGCCGCGATCGAGACGGCGCTGGGGGAGAAGAAGGACTGCCTGTGCTTCATCGAGGTGATCGCGCACAAGGATGATACCAGCAAAGAGCTGCTGGAGTGGGGCTCCAGGGTCTCTGCTGCCAACTCCCGTCCACCGAATCCTCAGTAG
- the LOC120652711 gene encoding pyruvate decarboxylase 2-like isoform X2, which translates to MDTHIGSLDGPALAAANVTVGCPASAPGCPMASTPAQPAAALTAGEASLGRHLARRLVQVGVGDVFAVPGDFNLTLLDHLIAEPGLRLVGCCNELNAGYAADGYARARGVGACAVTFTVGGLSVLNAIAGAYSENLPVICIAGGPNSNDYGTNRILHHTIGLPDFSQELRCFQTVTCHQAVVTNLDDAHEQIDTAIATALRESKPVYLSISCNLPGLPHPTFSRDPVPFFLPPRMSNKMGLEAAIEATVEFLNKAVKPVLVGGPKLRVAKAGKAFVDLVDASGYAYAVMPSAKGLVPETHPHFIGTYWGAVSTAFCAEIVESADAYLFAGPIFNDYSSVGYSFLLKKDKAIIIQPERVIVGNGPAFGYVMMKDFLSELAKRVKKNTTAYENYKRIFVPEGQPLESEPNEPLRVNVLFKHIQKMITGDSAVIAETGDSWFNCQKLKLPEGCGYEFQMQYGSIGWSVGALLGYAQGANTKRVIACIGDGSFQVTAQDVSTMLRCQQNSIIFLINNGGYTIEVEIHDGPYNVIKNWNYTGLVDAIHNGEGKCWTSKVKCEEELTAAIETALGEKKDCLCFIEVIAHKDDTSKELLEWGSRVSAANSRPPNPQ; encoded by the exons ATGGACACCCACATCGGATCCTTGGACGggccggcgctggcggcggcgaacgTCACGGTGGGCTGCCCGGCGTCGGCGCCAGGGTGCCCGATGGCGTCCACGCCGgcgcagcccgcggcggcgctgacggCCGGGGAGGCGTCGCTGGGGCGCCACCTCGCTCGCCGCCTCGTGCAGGTCGGCGTCGGCGACGTCTTCGCCGTCCCCGGGGACTTCAACCTCACGCTGCTTGACCACCTGATCGCCGAGCCCGGGCTGCGCCTCGTCGGCTGCTGCAACGAGCTCAACGCCGGGTACGCCGCCGACGGGTACGCCCGCGCGCGGGGCGTCGGGGCCTGCGCCGTCACCTTCACCGTCGGGGGGCTCAGCGTGCTCAACGCCATCGCGGGCGCCTACAGCGAGAACCTGCCCGTCATCTGCATCGCCGGCGGGCCCAACTCCAACGACTACGGGACCAACCGCATCCTCCACCACACCATCGGCCTCCCGGATTTCTCGCAGGAGCTCCGCTGCTTCCAGACCGTCACCTGCCACCAG GCGGTGGTGACCAATCTGGACGACGCGCACGAGCAGATCGACACGGCCATCGCCACGGCGCTGAGGGAGAGCAAGCCGGTGTATCTCAGCATTAGCTGCAACCTCCCCGGGCTACCTCACCCTACCTTTAGCCGCGATCCCGTGCCGTTCTTCCTCCCCCCCAG AATGAGCAACAAGATGGGGCTCGAGGCTGCGATTGAGGCAACCGTTGAGTTCTTGAACAAGGCCGTGAAGCCGGTGCTTGTTGGTGGCCCCAAACTGCGTGTGGCAAAGGCAGGAAAGGCATTTGTGGATCTGGTAGATGCCAGCGGCTATGCTTATGCAGTGATGCCATCGGCCAAGGGTCTTGTGCCAGAGACGCACCCCCATTTCATCGGCACCTACTGGGGTGCCGTTAGCACTGCCTTCTGTGCTGAGATTGTTGAGTCGGCTGATGCCTACCTCTTTGCCGGCCCCATTTTCAATGACTACAGCTCTGTTGGCTACTCTTTCCtcctcaagaaggataaggccATCATCATCCAGCCTGAACGTGTGATAGTCGGGAATGGGCCAGCATTCGGATATGTCATGATGAAGGATTTCTTGTCTGAATTGGCTAAGAGGGTTAAGAAGAACACCACTGCCTATGAGAACTACAAGAGGATCTTTGTGCCCGAGGGACAGCCGCTGGAAAGTGAGCCGAATGAGCCGTTGCGTGTCAATGTGCTTTTCAAGCACATCCAGAAGATGATTACAGGTGACAGCGCGGTGATCGCTGAGACTGGTGACTCCTGGTTCAACTGCCAGAAGCTGAAGCTGCCCGAGGGCTGTGG GTATGAATTCCAGATGCAGTATGGTTCAATCGGATGGTCAGTTGGTGCATTGCTTGGCTATGCTCAGGGGGCGAACACCAAGCGTGTGATTGCCTGCATTGGTGACGGAAGCTTCCAG GTTACAGCACAGGATGTGTCAACTATGCTGCGGTGCCAGCAGAACAGCATAATTTTCCTGATCAACAATGGTGGGTACACCATTGAGGTGGAAATCCACGACGGGCCATACAACGTCATCAAGAACTGGAACTACACGGGCCTTGTGGATGCCATTCACAATGGAGAGGGCAAGTGCTGGACCTCCAAG GTAAAGTGCGAGGAGGAGCTGACAGCCGCGATCGAGACGGCGCTGGGGGAGAAGAAGGACTGCCTGTGCTTCATCGAGGTGATCGCGCACAAGGATGATACCAGCAAAGAGCTGCTGGAGTGGGGCTCCAGG GTCTCTGCTGCCAACTCCCGTCCACCGAATCCTCAGTAG
- the LOC120652712 gene encoding transcription factor bHLH140-like: MNPDGGGSSSSPPPPSASRGAGAEAKEEERGGKQVVVVLVGPPGSGKSTFADAVVAGSNAGRRWVRICQDTIGNGKAGTKIQCLKATSDALKEGKSVLIDRCNLEREQRADFVKLGSTLHVDVHAVALDLPAKVCISRAVSRKGHEGNLQGGKAALVVNRMLQKKETPLLTEGFSRIMSCNDDGDIKKAVDLYNALGPSDSLPSGIFCQKSKGPVQVGIMKFLKKGDTSTVEKSSGPKITLSETKPEQQKPLPKHEKVEEGMSCPMEIEKGLNDKNENEEHAKECDSGDVDSCTLAFPSISTADFQFDLDRASDIIVDTAADFLQKFDNITYIRLVLVDLSEKSRILSLVKEKASKKSIDCSRFFTFVGDITQLHTKGGLRCSVIANAANWRLKPGGGGVNAAIFSAAGESLHHATKKCADALRPGTSVVVPLPSISPLHQREGVTHVIHVLGPNMNPMRPDYLKNDYIKGSKILHEAYNSLFENFASIVRGHMGKQNEKLGPEMSASGGTSPNDTKMKREDSHGSERMKKHKLLPPIMTVKQQHECTKANMPNYHDKSITSSAAPNQAREGDTKKSGVVASKTWGSWAQALYELAMHPEKYKNTDSIMETSDEFIVLKDLYPKAKRHVLVISRTDGLDSLADVKKEHLPLLRRMHSAGVKWAQKFLEEDASLVFRLGYHSVPSMRQLHLHIISQDFDSTSLKNKKHWNSFTTPFFRDSVDVIEEIEQHGSATASSDEKILAMELRCHRCRSAHPNIPKLKSHIANCKSSFPSHLLQKNRLTSS, translated from the exons GGCAAGTCCACGTTCGCCGATGCCGTCGTTGCCGGCTCCAACGCCGGCCGCCGGTGGGTTCGCatctgccag GATACAATTGGAAATGGTAAAGCTGGGACAAAAATACAGTGCTTGAAGGCTACATCTGATGCTTTGAAGGAGGGCAAGAGCGTTCTCATTGACCGCTGCAACTTGGAACGAGAGCAGCGTGCAGACTTTGTGAAGCTGGGCAGCACATTGCATGTGGATGTGCATGCTGTAGCCCTGGATTTACCTGCTAAGGTCTGTATCTCGCGTGCAGTGAGCCGTAAGGGCCATGAAGGAAATCTGCAGGGTGGAAAGGCCGCCCTTGTTGTGAACCGGATGCTGCAAAAGAAGGAGACACCCTTGCTGACAGAAGGTTTCAGTAGGATCATGTCCTGTAATGATGATGGTGACATTAAAAAGGCAGTTGATTTGTATAATGCTTTAGGGCCTTCAGATAGTCTTCCATCAGGAATTTTTTGTCAGAAGAGCAAAGGACCCGTGCAAGTTGGTATAATGAAGTTTCTAAAGAAGGGTGATACTTCCACTGTTGAGAAATCCAGTGGACCCAAGATTACATTGAGTGAAACCAAGCCAGAGCAGCAAAAACCTTTGCCAAAACATGAAAAGGTTGAAGAAGGTATGTCCTGCCCAATGGAAATTGAGAAGGGGTTGAATGACAAGAACGAAAATGAAGAGCATGCTAAAGAATGTGATTCTGGTGATGTTGATTCCTGCACTCTGGCATTTCCATCTATTTCTACTGCTGACTTCCAGTTTGATCTTGACAGAGCATCTGACATTATAGTAGACACAGCTGCTGATTTCTTGCAGAAATTTGATAATATAACTTATATAAGACTAGTTCTTGTAGACCTTAGCGAGAAATCAAGAATATTATCATTGGTCAAAGAGAAGGCTTCTAAAAAGAGCATTGACTGCAGCAGGTTTTTCACATTCGTGGGAGATATCACTCAGTTGCACACGAAAGGAGGTCTTCGGTGCAGCGTGATTGCTAATGCTGCTAACTG GAGGTTAAAGCCTGGAGGTGGAGGGGTTAATGCGGCAATATTCAGTGCTGCTGGAGAATCTTTACATCATGCAACCAAAAAATGTGCTGATGCACTGAGGCCAGGAACCTCTGTTGTTGTTCCACTTCCATCAATTTCTCCTCTGCATCAACGAGAAGGTGTGACCCATGTCATCCATGTGCTTGGGCCAAATATGAACCCAATGCGACCAGATTATCTGAAGAATGACTATATCAAAGGGTCTAAGATTCTTCATGAAGCATACAATTCGCTTTTTGAGAATTTTGCATCCATTGTCCGGGGCCACATGGGAAAGCAGAACGAAAAGTTGGGGCCAGAAATGTCAGCATCCGGTGGGACATCACCCAATGACACAAAAATGAAGCGCGAGGACAGCCATGGATCTGAAAGGATGAAAAAACATAAGTTGCTTCCACCCATCATGACTGTGAAGCAACAGCATGAGTGTACAAAGGCTAACATGCCAAATTACCATGATAAATCCATCACTTCATCTGCTGCTCCAAACCAAGCTAGGGAAGGAGACACAAAAAAGAGTGGTGTGGTCGCCAGTAAGACTTGGGGATCGTGGGCCCAGGCCCTTTATGAACTTGCCATGCACCCAGAGAAATACAAGAACACAGATTCTATCATGGAGACATCTGACGAATTTATCGTTCTGAAAGATCTCTATCCAAAG GCTAAAAGGCATGTTTTGGTGATATCTAGGACAGATGGTCTTGACTCCCTAGCAGATGTCAAAAAAGAACACTTGCCTTTGCTGAGGAGGATGCATTCAGCTGGGGTGAAGTGGGCACAGAAGTTCCTCGAGGAAGATGCATCTTTGGTGTTCAGGCTTGGATACCACTCG GTTCCATCTATGCGGCAACTGCATCTTCACATTATTAGTCAGGATTTTGACTCCACGAGCTTGAAAAACAAGAAGCACTGGAACTCCTTCACCACACCGTTTTTTCGTGATTCTGTTGATGTCATTGAGGAGATTGAGCAGCATGGATCAGCAACTGCCAGCAGTGATGAAAAGATACTGGCAATGGAACTTCGGTGCCACAGGTGCAGGAGCGCCCATCCAAACATCCCAAAGCTGAAATCCCACATCGCGAACTGTAAATCTTCCTTCCCTTCACATCTTCTGCAGAAAAACAGGTTGACATCATCATAG